A section of the Acidiferrobacteraceae bacterium genome encodes:
- a CDS encoding kinase/pyrophosphorylase, whose translation DDLGNDGLPQVLKEHKQKLFGLSILPERLRQIRQERRPDSEYASLRQCEHEVRKVETLFRHEGIPFINTSAMSVEEIATTIIQHKNLQRRWFG comes from the coding sequence AGATGATCTCGGCAACGACGGGTTGCCGCAGGTGCTGAAAGAACACAAACAGAAGCTTTTTGGTCTGAGCATTCTCCCGGAACGCCTGCGGCAAATTCGACAGGAACGCCGCCCAGATAGCGAGTATGCCTCGCTGAGACAATGTGAACACGAAGTCAGGAAGGTGGAAACCCTGTTTCGCCACGAGGGTATACCGTTTATCAACACCAGCGCGATGTCGGTTGAGGAGATCGCTACCACGATCATCCAACACAAGAATCTGCAACGGCGCTGGTTTGGCTGA